A single window of Amyelois transitella isolate CPQ chromosome 17, ilAmyTran1.1, whole genome shotgun sequence DNA harbors:
- the LOC106143385 gene encoding protein OSCP1, producing MSHFSTPFIVVNLGCEMLYVIDQRLKAQNIGSDKSERVLMDIATVLLHPKLLDELFIPQPVATHVVTKQLLQDISATSIMKLDEYSMTKLWDLMTMIFKWQLSVATKQNIFDITRRHLKSIARLLPHYFPKCFIEQTMRRFENIEQRFTDADYKCLSNTLILWFSEYHTKISVLLRLGLQNKDGTFSLPATINPNILHNLGENIYKYDSKKNPVEDFERRCSDTSEISCLLSSIEKDILPTKHTFLKIQLPFELGNKQNKKRTIEIDTQFENIATNFKNNIEYDLTFNPNLPKSPQEDLLQMLDEC from the exons atgtcGCACTTTTCAACGCCTTTTATAGTTGTGAATTTGGGATGTGAGATGTTATATGTGATTGACCAAAGACTGAAAGCACAAAATATAGGATCTGATAAGTCAGAGAGAG TTCTAATGGATATAGCTACGGTTTTGCTCCACCCGAAACTTTTAGATGAACTATTTATACCACAACCAGTGGCCACACATGTCGTCACCAAACAGTTGTTGCAAGATATATCTGCTACATCTATTATGAAACTGGACGAGTATTCTATGACTAAATTATGGGACCTAATGACTATGATATTTAAATGGCAGCTTTCAGTAGCAACAaagcaaaatatatttgacaTTACCCGCCGACACCTAAAAAGTATTGCCCGGCTACTACCGCACTATTTTCCCAAATGTTTCATCGAACAAACAATGCGCAGGTTCGAAAATATAGAACAACGTTTTACAGATGCCGATTATAAATGTTTGAGCAATACCCTAATACTTTGGTTCTCAGaatatcatacaaaaatttctGTTCTTTTACGATTGggattacaaaataaagatgGCACATTCAGTTTACCTGCCACTATTAACCCAAACATTTTACACAATTTGGGagagaatatttataaatatgattcaaagaaaaatcccGTAGAAGATTTTGAAAGACGTTGCTCAGACACTTCTGAAATTAGTTGTCTTCTTTCTTCGATAGAAAAAGATATACTTCCAACAAAACATACATTCCTAAAGATACAATTACCTTTTGAATTgggaaataaacaaaataaaaaacgaacgATCGAAATAGATACACAGTTCGAAAATATTGCAActaatttcaaaaacaatattgaaTATGATTTAACATTTAATCCCAATTTACCAAAATCGCCGCAAGAAGATCTCTTACAAATGTTAGatgaatgttaa
- the LOC106143384 gene encoding SET and MYND domain-containing protein 4 translates to MSIDNCYDNVIKRLTDENKIKPLSQKLLSLTKNDERVLYVYNTLESLKAFPNLLQVSKSDEISTKYRNQGNKYYQQRENYTALQYYNLSLGYAPIESEAYSLSLANRSAVLCSLKAYNECIKDIENVFSQKFPEKLRKKLNDRKEKCQDSLLTKKPPVTNNTDLLESFEIKNDSRYPCANSKLEVVFNKEMGRHVVAKEDIRVGETLAQEEPYFVLLLKSQYLVCCSYCLSRDLNLTPCSSCCFALYCSEKCKKRAWNDYHSVECSLMPTIIHMEFTKLEWLGLRTVIRARNDHNNWKDLFQTIKEAEENAETEFRGHVKIDGKWVYDSKYYTSIHMLASNIEKRTISDIFQKSVTAAVFLKLLEETEFLKGNVDEEKNDIKKCVAGILLHHIMTSPTNMHGISGLMQNSMGHYEDDTSIASASYAFHSLINHSCAPNVVRFNKLGTGKMTLIALRPIKKGMQIFDNYGAHHALDDYMSRQSTLKFQYKFTCACEACVNKWPMYFSLPPAKCLRPQIKSTKCSLLHQNNIEKLQKGDIKMAIKLYKPLCELAQMLEPYCPCVELADCQETLKQCLQIFGGLIPNYIEIPWSVKPSN, encoded by the exons ATGAGTATAGATAACTGCTATGATAATGTCATAAAGAGACTTAcagatgaaaacaaaataaaacctttatCACAAAAACTATTATCGCTAACTAAAAATGATGAAAGggttttatatgtttataatacacTGGAGAGCCTGAAAGCTTTTCCAAACTTATTACAAGTGTCCAAGTCGGACGAAATATCTACAAAGTACCGTAACCAGGGCAACAAATACTACCAACAAAGAGAAAATTATACGGCCTTGCAGTATTATAATTTGTCTCTAGGATATGCACCGATAGAGTCTGAAGCTTACAGTTTATCTTTAGCTAATAGATCTGCAGTATTATGTTCTTTAAAAGCTTATAATGAGTGTATCAAAGATATTGAAAATGTATTCTCACAAAAATTTCCTGAAAAACTTAGAAAAAAGCTAAATGATAGGAAGGAAAAGTGTCAAGATAGTTTGCTTACCAAAAAACCTCCAGTCACAAATAATACAGACCTTTTGGAAtcctttgaaataaaaaatgattctCGATACCCTTGTGCTAATTCAAAGTTGGAGGTGGTATTCAATAAAGAAATGGGTCGGCATGTTGTGGCCAAAGAAGATATAAGGGTGGGTGAGACACTAGCCCAAGAGGAGCCCTATTTTGTTctgttattaaaatctcaGTATTTGGTATGTTGTAGTTACTGTTTATCTAGAGATCTGAATTTAACACCATGCAGTAGTTGCTGTTTTGCTTTATATTGTTCTGAGAAGTGTAAGAAAAGAGCATGGAATGATTATCATTCAGTTGAGTGTTCACTTATGCCAACCATAATACACATGGAGTTTACTAAACTTGAATGGCTGGGCCTCCGTACTGTTATAAGGGCTCGAAATGACCATAACAATTGGAAAGACCTGTTCCAAACAATAAAAGAAGCTGAAGAGAATGCTGAAACTGAATTTCGAGGCCATGTCAAAATTGATGGTAAATGGGTGTATGATTCTAAGTATTATACTTCAATACATATGTTAGCGTCTAATATAGAAAAGAGGACCATTTCGGACATATTCCAAAAATCAGTTACTGCTGcagtatttttgaaattgcTTGAGGAGACAGAATTTTTGAAAGGTAATGTTGATGAGGAGAAAAATGATATAAAGAAATGTGTGGCAGGTATATTACTTCACCATATAATGACGAGCCCGACTAACATGCATGGAATATCAGGACTTATGCAGAATTCTATGGGGCACTATGAGGATGACACCAGCATTGCAAGCGCTTCATATGCTTTCCACAGTTTGATCAACCACTCCTGTGCACCTAATGTTGTAAGATTTAACAAGTTGGGTACAGGAAAAATGACACTAATAGCTCTTAGACCTATAAAGAAAGGAATGCAGATCTTTGACAACTATgg agcACACCACGCATTAGATGATTACATGTCCCGGCAAAGCACattgaaatttcaatataaattcaCTTGCGCATGCGAAGCTTGTGTCAATAAATGGCCGATGTATTTCAGTTTACCACCAGCTAAGTGCTTACGACCGCAGATAAAAAGCACCAAGTGTTCCCTGTTGCATCaaaataacattgaaaaaCTCCAAAAGGGCGATATCAAAATGGCCATCAAATTGTACAAACCTCTATGTGAACTTGCTCAAATGTTGGAACCCTATTGTCCATGTGTTGAATTAGCTGATTGCCAAGAAACTTTGAAGCAGTGCTTGCAGATATTTGGTGGTTTAATACctaattatattgaaattcCATGGAGTGTTAAGCCTTCAAACTAA